The Musa acuminata AAA Group cultivar baxijiao chromosome BXJ1-3, Cavendish_Baxijiao_AAA, whole genome shotgun sequence genome window below encodes:
- the LOC103978067 gene encoding protein BIG GRAIN 1-like: protein MERWERPPNRRSRSKNPSFSSSLLDAIYRSIDEEHSDNNSHLRAPDRSSIHKKREGQPMPAPCIDRCHCRSRTMSPGSERAANRSSLTDYRRHGSIARGSFTLTSCSSSSSSTTTTAAASRTSSSTGFSTSSDAESIRSDCIPRPHHPPPEKKTKKAKCGSIRSGLRGLRKSRTPDAASMAAPSPASPGARLASFLNALFASAGSPKKPKTPTLAVATTAAAGCGDSEDSACSSSASSCRRSCLSKAPAMADRRRESGAEAGKRSVRFYPVSVIVDEDSRPCGHKRLQDDAEGAAAPVAARVEELLRAAGADAEAEEEGEDGGSESSSDLFELENLTVVMRGGGYRDELPVYGTTDVSTNRAISQGLIH from the coding sequence ATGGAGCGATGGGAGAGACCGCCGAACCGTCGAAGCCGATCGAAGAACCCGTCattctcctcctctctcctcgACGCCATCTACCGATCCATCGACGAAGAACACTCCGATAACAACAGCCACCTTCGAGCGCCCGACCGCTCCTCCATCCACAAGAAGCGAGAGGGGCAACCCATGCCGGCACCCTGCATTGACCGGTGCCACTGCCGGTCCAGAACGATGTCCCCCGGGAGCGAGCGGGCGGCGAACCGATCCAGCCTCACCGACTACCGCCGCCATGGCTCCATCGCTAGAGGCAGCTTCACTCTCACTTCCTGCTCTTCTTCGTCCTCGTCAACCACGACCACCGCCGCTGCCAGCAGAACTAGCAGTTCCACCGGCTTCTCCACATCGTCCGATGCCGAGTCCATTCGGTCGGACTGCATCCCTCGGCCCCATCACCCTCCACCGGAGAAGAAAACGAAGAAGGCCAAGTGCGGCTCGATCCGTAGCGGGCTCAGGGGTCTGAGGAAGAGCCGGACGCCTGACGCGGCATCGATGGCGGCGCCATCGCCAGCGTCTCCGGGTGCCCGGCTGGCTAGCTTCCTCAACGCGCTCTTCGCCTCCGCCGGGAGCCCTAAGAAGCCCAAGACCCCCACTCTCGCCGTCGCGACGACGGCGGCCGCAGGCTGCGGAGACAGCGAGGACTCGGCGTGCTCGTCGTCAGCGTCGAGCTGCAGGCGGTCCTGCCTGAGCAAGGCACCAGCGATGGCAGACCGACGGCGAGAGTCGGGAGCCGAGGCGGGGAAGCGGTCGGTGCGGTTCTACCCAGTGAGCGTGATCGTCGACGAGGACTCCCGCCCCTGCGGCCACAAGCGACTCCAGGACGACGCAGAGGGTGCGGCGGCGCCGGTGGCGGCGAGGGTGGAGGAGCTACTGAGGGCCGCGGGGGCGGATGCGGAggcagaggaggaaggagaggacgGGGGGAGCGAGTCGAGTTCGGATCTGTTCGAGCTGGAGAATCTGACGGTGGTGATGCGAGGAGGAGGGTACCGTGATGAGCTACCCGTGTACGGAACCACCGACGTCAGCACTAATCGGGCGATCTCTCAAGGTTTGATCCACTAG